In the genome of Megalops cyprinoides isolate fMegCyp1 chromosome 7, fMegCyp1.pri, whole genome shotgun sequence, one region contains:
- the ndufa4l2a gene encoding NADH dehydrogenase [ubiquinone] 1 alpha subcomplex subunit 4-like 2: protein MIKMMRVLMHQAKKHPGLVPQFFFIVLGMGGASLYLVRLARGPHVCWNRKTNPEPWNNLSPTYQYKFVAIDTDYKSLKKEGPDF from the exons atgataaaaatgatgcGAGTTTTGATGCACCAGGCGAAGAAACACCCTGGA CTCGTCCCCCAGTTCTTCTTCATCGTGTTGGGGATGGGCGGAGCCTCGCTCTACCTGGTCCGCCTCGCTCGGGGACCGCACGTATG CTGGAACAGAAAGACCAACCCCGAGCCCTGGAACAATCTGAGCCCAACCTACCAGTACAAG TTTGTGGCCATCGACACCGACTACAAGAGTCTGAAGAAGGAGGGGCCGGACTTCTGA